The following proteins are co-located in the Deinococcus metallilatus genome:
- a CDS encoding acyl-CoA dehydrogenase family protein, whose translation MTRGPSPTRLPPEMQAVTDRATRAIRAHADACEAAQDVTPEAAAALRASGYTRLTLPREAGGLGASLEQFAAAQLALGEADAGLGLVLAMHGHVVGSAFQSQHLQGRTLPEPLLSALARASVEGRLVNSLASEPELGSPSRGGLPRTTAVPEGDGWRVSGRKTWSTGARALSFALVTAAAPEEEVVRVLVPLDAPGVTVEPTWTGALALRGSGSHDVIFQEVAVPGDHVAPPAPGHPASSAWFWTAIAATYLGVGFAALHALAAYARERVPTALGAPIATLPRVQENVGRIATELHAARALLLEATRTWDAAPNADAVPGLAAAKAYATNAAVSATDLAVRTAGGAALTPALPLERLLRDARAGLTHPPADEVSYASLGAQVLGVEARR comes from the coding sequence ATGACGCGAGGCCCCTCCCCCACCCGGCTCCCCCCCGAAATGCAGGCCGTGACCGACCGGGCCACACGCGCCATCCGCGCCCACGCCGACGCCTGCGAGGCCGCCCAGGACGTGACGCCGGAAGCGGCGGCGGCCCTGCGGGCGAGCGGGTACACGCGCCTGACGCTGCCCCGGGAGGCGGGCGGCCTGGGGGCCAGCCTGGAGCAGTTCGCGGCGGCACAACTGGCGCTGGGAGAGGCGGACGCGGGGCTGGGCCTGGTGCTGGCGATGCACGGGCACGTGGTCGGCTCGGCCTTTCAAAGCCAGCACCTTCAGGGGCGGACCCTGCCGGAGCCGCTGCTCTCGGCCCTCGCCCGCGCGAGCGTGGAGGGCAGGCTGGTGAACTCGCTGGCGAGCGAACCGGAACTGGGCAGCCCCTCACGCGGCGGCCTGCCCCGGACCACCGCTGTGCCGGAGGGGGACGGCTGGCGGGTCAGCGGCCGCAAGACGTGGTCGACGGGTGCCCGCGCGCTGAGCTTCGCCCTGGTGACCGCCGCCGCGCCGGAGGAGGAAGTCGTCCGCGTGCTGGTCCCGCTGGACGCGCCCGGCGTGACTGTAGAGCCGACCTGGACCGGGGCGCTCGCGCTGCGGGGCAGCGGCAGCCACGACGTGATCTTTCAGGAGGTCGCGGTGCCGGGGGACCACGTGGCGCCGCCCGCGCCGGGCCACCCCGCGAGCAGCGCGTGGTTCTGGACGGCGATTGCGGCGACGTACCTGGGGGTGGGCTTCGCGGCCCTGCACGCCCTGGCCGCCTATGCCCGCGAGCGGGTGCCGACTGCCCTGGGAGCGCCCATCGCCACTCTGCCGCGCGTGCAGGAGAACGTGGGGCGGATCGCCACCGAACTGCATGCCGCCCGCGCGCTGCTGCTGGAAGCGACCCGAACCTGGGACGCCGCGCCGAACGCGGACGCCGTGCCCGGCCTCGCGGCGGCCAAAGCGTACGCCACCAACGCCGCCGTGAGCGCGACCGACCTCGCGGTGCGGACGGCGGGGGGCGCGGCCCTCACGCCCGCGCTGCCGCTGGAGCGCCTGCTGCGCGACGCCCGCGCGGGCCTGACCCATCCGCCCGCCGACGAGGTGAGTTACGCCTCGCTGGGGGCACAGGTGTTGGGGGTGGAGGCCAGACGCTGA
- the nusA gene encoding transcription termination factor NusA, which yields MTQGEFNFADALREVAQARNINEMQLIEAFEQSLAQAYTRNVEPDRRVEVHLDPVSGELEVLIVREVVEKVEDENLQISLADALELDPGVEIGMEMEFPVDREKFSRIALQAAKQTLTQKMRETERNVVYNEYKDREGQVLTAQVVRSDNKGNWFVELGAGEAILPPREQIPGEKLVPGNRVKIYLKEVRKTPKGPTILASRADERLLDYLLRQEIPEVANGIVEVKAIAREAGQRSKVAVFSHNPNVDPIGACIGHRGNRIQAVTGELGRERVDVILWDANPRDFIRNALSPAKVGLIDLHPDTREATVTVTPDQLSLAIGKGGQNVRLAAKLTGYKIDLRETAAVSDLDAAMQQAMQDEQAGRERSGSAQSAFDALFKDSKSVATASPDDEQE from the coding sequence ATGACCCAAGGTGAATTCAATTTCGCGGACGCGCTGCGTGAAGTCGCGCAGGCCCGCAACATCAACGAGATGCAGCTCATCGAGGCCTTCGAGCAGTCGCTCGCCCAGGCCTACACCCGCAACGTGGAACCCGACCGCCGGGTGGAAGTCCACCTCGACCCGGTCAGCGGCGAACTCGAAGTGCTGATCGTGCGCGAGGTGGTCGAGAAGGTCGAGGACGAGAACCTCCAGATTTCGCTGGCGGACGCCCTCGAACTTGATCCCGGCGTCGAGATCGGCATGGAGATGGAGTTTCCGGTGGACCGCGAGAAGTTCTCACGGATCGCCCTCCAGGCCGCCAAGCAGACGCTGACGCAGAAGATGCGCGAAACCGAGCGCAACGTGGTCTACAACGAGTACAAGGACCGCGAGGGCCAGGTGCTGACCGCCCAGGTGGTCCGCAGCGACAACAAGGGCAACTGGTTTGTCGAACTGGGCGCGGGCGAGGCGATCCTGCCGCCGCGCGAGCAGATCCCCGGCGAGAAGCTGGTGCCCGGCAACCGCGTCAAGATCTACCTCAAGGAAGTCCGCAAGACGCCCAAGGGGCCGACCATCCTCGCCAGCCGGGCCGACGAGCGGCTGCTGGACTACCTGCTGCGGCAGGAAATCCCCGAAGTCGCCAACGGCATCGTCGAGGTCAAGGCCATCGCCCGCGAGGCGGGGCAGCGCTCCAAGGTCGCGGTGTTCAGCCACAACCCCAACGTGGACCCTATCGGCGCGTGCATCGGGCACCGCGGCAACCGCATCCAGGCCGTGACCGGCGAACTCGGGCGCGAGCGGGTGGACGTGATCCTGTGGGACGCCAACCCGCGCGACTTCATCCGCAACGCGCTCTCGCCCGCCAAGGTGGGATTGATCGACCTGCACCCCGACACCCGCGAGGCGACCGTGACGGTCACGCCCGACCAGCTCTCGCTCGCCATCGGCAAGGGCGGGCAGAACGTGAGACTCGCGGCCAAGCTGACCGGCTACAAGATCGACCTGCGCGAAACCGCCGCCGTCAGCGACCTCGACGCCGCGATGCAGCAGGCGATGCAGGACGAGCAGGCGGGCCGCGAGCGGAGCGGCAGCGCCCAGTCTGCCTTCGACGCCCTCTTCAAGGACAGCAAGTCGGTCGCGACCGCCAGCCCGGACGACGAGCAGGAGTAA
- the infB gene encoding translation initiation factor IF-2, whose product MSKVRIYTLAKDLGVDNAKMLELLDSLGVSYKSVSSTIEEDTVELIKQILEEEGQAASADAATAPASAPQPTPAQPEAQSAPQATATATAEREPQAPAREVPHRAPVVTIMGHVDHGKTSLLDYIRKTKVAAKEAGGITQHVGAFEAKTSKGRVVFIDTPGHEAFTTIRARGANVADIAIIVIAADDSLMPQTREAIAHAQAAKVPMLVAINKVDLPQADPERVKTDLTQLNLVPEEYGGDLIVVPVSAKTGEGVEDLLEYISLTAELEDLRADPRGDFSGVIIESRVDRQAGVLATVMVQQGTLHVGDFLVVGENYGKVKAMTDSNGGRIKEAGPSTPVQVLGFSEAPSSGEKVVSAKNEHAAREIVAQRVEGRRDAENARIQRKKTLEEMMGPLGETRTVNLILRADTQGSLEAIQGILAKKETEDVKLNVMLAGIGSPTEGDVLLASTAEATILCFNVTASGGVKKAAEQRDIEIKSFRIIYELIDEVDRLIRGNVEPVFEERYLGRAEVRMVIRHPKSGNIAGSYVTDGMLRRNARAKVTRGRQVVYEGTIVGLKRFKDDVREVQTGYECGINLDWNDVMEGDIIEASEMVEVAQA is encoded by the coding sequence ATGTCGAAAGTTCGGATTTATACCCTCGCCAAAGACCTTGGCGTGGACAACGCAAAAATGCTGGAACTCCTCGATAGCCTCGGCGTTTCCTACAAGAGCGTGAGCAGCACCATCGAGGAAGACACCGTTGAACTCATCAAGCAGATTCTGGAGGAGGAAGGGCAGGCGGCCAGCGCGGACGCGGCGACCGCTCCGGCGAGTGCGCCCCAGCCCACACCCGCGCAACCCGAGGCCCAGAGCGCGCCCCAGGCGACCGCGACCGCCACCGCCGAGCGCGAGCCGCAGGCCCCCGCCCGGGAAGTCCCCCACCGCGCCCCGGTGGTCACGATCATGGGGCACGTGGACCACGGCAAGACCTCACTGCTGGACTACATCCGCAAGACGAAGGTCGCCGCCAAGGAAGCGGGCGGCATCACCCAGCACGTCGGGGCCTTCGAGGCCAAGACCAGCAAGGGCCGGGTCGTCTTCATCGACACGCCCGGCCACGAGGCCTTTACCACCATCCGCGCGCGCGGGGCGAACGTGGCCGATATCGCCATCATCGTGATCGCCGCCGACGACTCGCTGATGCCGCAGACGCGCGAGGCCATCGCGCACGCGCAGGCGGCCAAGGTGCCGATGCTGGTGGCGATCAACAAGGTGGACCTCCCGCAGGCCGACCCCGAGCGCGTCAAGACCGACCTGACGCAGCTCAACCTCGTGCCGGAGGAGTACGGCGGCGACCTGATCGTGGTGCCGGTCAGCGCCAAGACCGGCGAGGGCGTCGAGGACCTGCTGGAGTACATCTCGCTCACCGCCGAGCTGGAAGACCTGCGGGCGGACCCCCGGGGTGACTTCAGCGGCGTGATCATCGAGAGCCGGGTGGACCGGCAGGCGGGCGTGCTGGCGACGGTGATGGTGCAGCAGGGCACCCTGCACGTCGGGGACTTCCTGGTCGTGGGCGAGAACTACGGCAAGGTCAAGGCGATGACCGACTCCAACGGCGGGCGCATCAAGGAGGCGGGACCCAGCACCCCGGTGCAGGTCCTCGGTTTCTCCGAGGCGCCGTCCAGTGGGGAAAAGGTCGTCAGCGCCAAGAACGAACACGCCGCCCGCGAGATCGTGGCGCAACGTGTGGAGGGGCGCCGTGACGCCGAGAACGCCCGCATCCAGCGCAAGAAGACGCTGGAGGAGATGATGGGGCCGCTCGGGGAAACCCGCACGGTGAACCTGATTCTGCGCGCCGACACTCAGGGCAGCCTGGAAGCCATCCAGGGCATCCTCGCCAAGAAGGAAACCGAGGACGTGAAGCTGAACGTGATGCTGGCGGGCATCGGCTCCCCCACCGAGGGCGACGTGCTGCTGGCCTCCACTGCCGAGGCGACCATCCTGTGCTTCAACGTGACCGCCTCGGGCGGCGTGAAGAAGGCCGCCGAGCAGCGGGACATCGAGATCAAGAGCTTCCGCATCATCTACGAGCTGATCGACGAGGTGGACCGCCTGATCCGCGGCAACGTCGAACCGGTCTTCGAGGAACGCTACCTGGGCCGCGCCGAGGTCCGCATGGTGATCCGTCACCCCAAGAGCGGCAACATCGCCGGGTCGTACGTGACCGACGGGATGCTGCGGCGTAATGCCAGGGCGAAGGTCACGCGCGGCAGGCAGGTCGTGTACGAGGGCACCATCGTCGGCCTCAAGCGTTTCAAGGACGACGTGCGCGAGGTGCAGACCGGCTACGAGTGCGGGATCAACCTCGACTGGAACGACGTGATGGAAGGCGACATCATCGAGGCCAGCGAGATGGTGGAAGTGGCGCAGGCGTAA
- a CDS encoding MDR family oxidoreductase, which yields MTQPTPSLPEPHLPEQFRALRAVKDETGVRPEFQTLTLTDLPEGDTLVRVTHSSLNYKDGLAVAGRPGVLKSYPMTPGIDLAGTVVQDQTGTYQPGDAVLLTGWGIGERQDGGYAEYARVKAGWLVPLPEGTTPQWAMSVGTAGFTAMLAVMALEEHGVTPGSGEVLVTGAAGGVGSTAVALLAAAGHTVTASTGRPEEEAYLRSLGASNVIGREELPALKRPLEKERWAGVVDSVGADTLAGALASTRTHGAVAACGLAGGSTLDTTVFPFILRGVNLLGIDSVNCPSERRRAAWARLARDLPADKLADVTQVRPLSDVPGLAQEILAGQVRGRTVIDVTR from the coding sequence ATGACCCAGCCCACCCCCAGCCTGCCCGAACCCCATCTGCCCGAACAGTTCCGTGCCCTGCGCGCCGTCAAGGACGAGACGGGCGTGCGGCCCGAGTTCCAGACCCTCACCCTCACCGATCTGCCGGAAGGGGACACCCTGGTCCGCGTCACGCACTCCAGCCTGAACTACAAGGACGGCCTCGCGGTCGCGGGCAGGCCCGGCGTGCTGAAGTCCTATCCGATGACGCCGGGCATTGACTTGGCGGGCACGGTGGTGCAGGACCAGACGGGAACGTATCAGCCCGGTGACGCCGTCCTGCTGACCGGCTGGGGCATCGGTGAGCGTCAGGACGGGGGGTATGCCGAGTATGCGCGGGTCAAGGCGGGCTGGCTGGTCCCTCTGCCCGAAGGCACCACTCCCCAATGGGCCATGAGTGTCGGCACGGCGGGCTTCACGGCCATGCTGGCGGTGATGGCGCTGGAGGAGCACGGCGTCACCCCCGGCAGCGGTGAGGTGCTGGTCACGGGCGCGGCGGGCGGCGTGGGCAGCACCGCCGTCGCCCTGCTCGCGGCGGCAGGCCATACCGTGACCGCCAGCACGGGCCGCCCCGAGGAGGAGGCTTACCTCCGTTCCCTCGGCGCGTCGAACGTGATCGGCCGTGAGGAACTCCCCGCGCTGAAGCGCCCGCTGGAAAAGGAACGCTGGGCCGGTGTGGTGGACAGCGTCGGCGCGGACACCCTCGCGGGGGCGCTCGCCAGCACGCGCACCCACGGCGCAGTCGCGGCCTGTGGGCTGGCGGGCGGGAGCACCCTGGACACCACCGTCTTTCCCTTCATCCTGCGCGGCGTGAACCTGCTGGGGATCGACTCGGTCAACTGTCCGTCGGAGCGGCGCCGCGCGGCCTGGGCACGCCTGGCCCGCGACCTCCCCGCCGACAAACTCGCCGACGTGACGCAGGTTCGCCCGCTGAGCGATGTGCCCGGGCTGGCGCAGGAGATTCTGGCGGGGCAGGTGCGGGGCCGGACCGTGATCGACGTGACCCGCTGA
- a CDS encoding LCP family protein: protein MRRAVLVLLVILAGLVALSAPAFPALTRYGALPRKADGPVTLLLAGVTPNYPPSPVWPYPAAPEDYTGLTDTIVLAQVRPDGTANLLSIPRDTWVNIPGWGFGKINGSNVHGGPEMLVNAVENLTGVPIDGYALLSLHAVRSLTDAAGGVTLDVPKRMKYDDTAGHLHIDLQPGRQHLNGQQAEGFLRFRHDGLGDIGRVARQQTYLSALVGRMKNPLNWWRLPGMVGALDQNTKTNLTREDVGALLGAALGGLKVNMHTVPGSFGNGGTWLPDRAALHELVAEQFRDPNDPRPLTVAVVNTAAPDGSARRLKTRLEGLGYQDVRIVQETRTDAPTTVTGTAAAAVLRDVGHGQITQQGGVPGADVTVRLGNDTPAN from the coding sequence GTGCGCCGCGCTGTCCTTGTTCTTCTGGTCATTCTCGCGGGCCTGGTGGCCCTGTCCGCTCCCGCCTTCCCCGCGCTGACACGTTACGGCGCGCTGCCCCGCAAGGCGGACGGTCCCGTCACGCTGCTGCTGGCCGGGGTCACGCCCAATTACCCGCCGAGTCCGGTCTGGCCGTATCCGGCAGCGCCCGAGGATTACACCGGCCTGACCGACACCATCGTGCTGGCGCAGGTGCGGCCGGACGGCACGGCGAATTTGCTGAGCATTCCGCGCGACACCTGGGTGAACATCCCGGGCTGGGGCTTCGGCAAGATCAACGGGTCGAACGTCCACGGCGGGCCGGAGATGCTGGTAAACGCGGTCGAGAACCTGACGGGGGTGCCAATAGACGGCTACGCGCTCCTCTCTCTGCATGCCGTGCGCTCGCTGACCGACGCGGCGGGCGGCGTGACGCTGGACGTGCCCAAGCGCATGAAGTACGACGACACGGCCGGACACCTCCACATCGATCTCCAGCCGGGCCGTCAGCACCTGAACGGGCAGCAAGCGGAAGGCTTCCTGCGCTTCCGTCATGACGGCCTGGGCGACATCGGCCGGGTGGCGCGGCAGCAGACGTACCTGAGCGCGCTGGTGGGCCGGATGAAGAACCCGCTCAACTGGTGGCGGCTGCCCGGCATGGTCGGCGCACTGGACCAGAACACCAAGACCAATCTGACGCGGGAGGACGTGGGGGCGCTGCTGGGCGCGGCGCTGGGCGGCCTGAAGGTCAACATGCACACCGTCCCCGGCAGCTTCGGCAATGGCGGCACCTGGCTGCCCGACCGCGCCGCGCTGCACGAGCTGGTGGCCGAGCAGTTCCGCGACCCCAACGACCCGCGCCCCCTGACCGTGGCCGTCGTGAACACCGCCGCGCCCGACGGCAGCGCCCGCCGTCTCAAGACCCGCCTGGAAGGTCTGGGCTACCAGGACGTGCGGATCGTCCAGGAAACCCGCACCGACGCCCCCACCACCGTGACCGGCACCGCGGCGGCGGCCGTGCTGCGCGATGTGGGCCACGGGCAGATCACGCAGCAGGGCGGCGTGCCCGGCGCGGACGTGACCGTGCGGCTGGGGAACGACACGCCCGCCAACTGA
- a CDS encoding YlxR family protein, translating into MAAPSTPPNPERPSPERHCPERTCVACRRKRPQGEFVRVTRTSAGWRVLPGKRTGRGAYVCADSPDCWQEKRLRRAFRGDAPAVSAQLQALNTPMDQPMTT; encoded by the coding sequence ATGGCCGCCCCCAGCACGCCCCCCAATCCTGAACGGCCCAGTCCTGAACGGCACTGTCCCGAGCGCACCTGCGTCGCCTGCCGCCGCAAGCGCCCCCAGGGCGAGTTTGTGCGCGTGACGCGGACTTCAGCGGGCTGGCGGGTGCTGCCGGGCAAACGGACGGGCCGGGGCGCCTATGTGTGCGCCGACTCGCCGGACTGCTGGCAGGAAAAGCGGCTGCGGCGGGCCTTCCGGGGAGACGCCCCGGCGGTCAGCGCGCAATTGCAGGCCCTGAACACACCTATGGATCAGCCCATGACAACCTGA
- the recQ gene encoding DNA helicase RecQ has product MTAALSPTDQRAREVLKSVWGYDAFRGVQADIVRTVAEGGNALVLMPTGGGKSLCYQVPSLLRPGVGIVVSPLIALMKDQVDALRQVGVKAAFLNSTLSPEGVREVEAALTAGELDLLYVAPERLLLDRTLDLLERAPVALFAIDEAHCVSQWGHDFRPEYGQLHVLPERFPHLPRVALTATADERTRADILRVLGLHGAPQFISSFDRPNIQYRVAQKVGPKTQLLDFIRSEHEGDAGIVYCLSRKSVEETAKWLQAQGIDALPYHAGLSPRERNLAQDRFLNEEGLVVVATVAFGMGIDKPNVRFVAHLDLPKSMEGYYQETGRAGRDGLPSTAWMVYGLADVVNVKRMLAQSLAPEDVKRVEAAKLDALLTYCEAATCRRQVLLSYFGETLAAPCGNCDVCLNPPRVRDATREAQMALSAAIRTGNRFGAAHLTDVLLGRDTEKVRAMGHHLLPTFGVGREHDEKTWRGLLRQLVSLGYLAAGDHHGLSATGKARPLLKGEETLKLREETLVPKPAKRDRERAPRQGRAPVDAQDQPLFEALRQWRLGKAREQAVPPYVIFNDSTLKTIAELRPGSLHTLGTVSGVGARKLEQYGEEVLEVVRGHSGGQRPAASRQSSGAERGAAGNAAVLGVLRGSEQLSSRQPSAVSSQPEARPAALFPSSPPQPAAHDPQPHPEVAEALRELRKELCRETGLSAFVIFPNATLEALAARQPRTLNDLRGLPGMGEKRIEAYGERIVDAVLTVLDG; this is encoded by the coding sequence ATGACCGCCGCCCTCTCGCCCACCGATCAGCGTGCCCGCGAAGTCCTGAAGTCCGTGTGGGGCTACGACGCCTTCCGGGGCGTGCAGGCCGACATCGTCCGCACGGTGGCCGAGGGGGGCAATGCCTTGGTGCTGATGCCGACGGGCGGCGGCAAGAGCCTGTGCTATCAGGTGCCTTCTCTCCTGCGCCCTGGCGTGGGCATCGTGGTGTCGCCCCTGATCGCGCTGATGAAGGATCAGGTGGACGCGCTGCGGCAGGTTGGCGTTAAGGCCGCCTTCCTGAACTCCACCCTCAGCCCGGAAGGCGTGCGCGAGGTGGAAGCGGCCTTGACCGCCGGGGAACTCGACCTGCTCTACGTCGCGCCCGAACGGCTGCTGCTGGACCGGACGCTTGACCTGCTGGAACGCGCCCCGGTCGCCCTCTTTGCGATTGACGAGGCACACTGCGTTTCCCAGTGGGGGCACGATTTCCGGCCCGAGTACGGGCAGTTGCATGTCCTGCCCGAACGCTTTCCGCATCTGCCCCGCGTCGCGCTGACCGCCACGGCCGACGAACGGACCCGCGCCGATATCCTGCGCGTGCTGGGGCTGCACGGCGCCCCGCAGTTCATCTCCTCCTTCGACCGTCCCAACATCCAGTACCGCGTGGCGCAAAAGGTTGGTCCCAAGACGCAGCTCCTCGACTTCATCCGCAGTGAGCACGAGGGCGACGCGGGCATCGTGTACTGCCTCTCGCGCAAGTCGGTGGAGGAGACGGCGAAATGGCTCCAGGCGCAGGGCATCGACGCGCTGCCGTACCACGCGGGCCTCTCGCCACGCGAGCGCAATCTGGCGCAGGACCGCTTCCTGAACGAGGAAGGGTTGGTGGTGGTGGCGACGGTGGCCTTTGGGATGGGCATCGACAAGCCCAACGTGCGCTTCGTGGCGCACCTCGACCTTCCCAAGAGCATGGAGGGGTACTACCAGGAGACGGGCCGCGCCGGGCGCGACGGGCTGCCCAGTACCGCCTGGATGGTCTACGGCCTGGCGGACGTGGTGAACGTGAAGCGGATGCTGGCGCAGAGCCTCGCGCCGGAGGACGTGAAGCGCGTCGAGGCCGCCAAGCTCGACGCCCTCCTGACCTACTGCGAGGCCGCCACCTGCCGCCGTCAGGTGCTGCTGTCGTACTTCGGGGAGACGCTCGCGGCGCCGTGCGGCAACTGCGACGTTTGCCTGAATCCCCCGCGCGTGCGTGACGCCACCCGCGAGGCGCAGATGGCCCTCTCGGCGGCGATCCGCACCGGCAACCGCTTTGGCGCGGCGCACCTGACGGATGTGCTGCTGGGCCGTGACACCGAGAAGGTGCGGGCAATGGGCCACCACCTGCTCCCCACCTTCGGCGTCGGGCGCGAACACGACGAGAAGACCTGGCGGGGCCTGCTGCGCCAGCTCGTCAGCCTGGGGTATCTGGCGGCGGGCGACCACCACGGCCTCAGCGCCACTGGCAAGGCCCGTCCCTTGTTGAAGGGCGAGGAGACGCTGAAGCTGCGCGAGGAAACGCTGGTGCCCAAACCCGCCAAGCGCGACCGCGAACGTGCCCCCCGCCAGGGCCGCGCCCCGGTGGACGCCCAGGATCAGCCGCTCTTCGAGGCCCTGCGCCAGTGGCGGCTCGGGAAAGCCCGGGAGCAGGCCGTCCCCCCCTACGTGATCTTCAACGACTCGACTCTCAAGACCATCGCGGAACTGCGGCCCGGCAGCCTGCACACACTGGGGACCGTCAGCGGGGTGGGCGCGCGCAAGCTGGAACAGTACGGGGAGGAGGTGCTGGAGGTGGTGCGGGGGCATTCGGGCGGCCAGCGACCAGCGGCCAGCCGTCAGTCCAGTGGAGCGGAGCGCGGGGCGGCGGGGAACGCGGCGGTGCTGGGAGTGTTGCGGGGAAGTGAACAGCTCTCAAGCCGTCAGCCGTCAGCGGTCAGCTCTCAACCGGAAGCGCGGCCCGCCGCTCTCTTCCCTTCCTCCCCCCCACAACCCGCAGCCCACGACCCACAACCCCATCCCGAAGTGGCCGAGGCCCTGCGCGAACTTCGCAAGGAACTCTGCCGCGAGACGGGGCTGAGCGCCTTCGTGATCTTCCCGAACGCCACCCTCGAAGCGCTGGCGGCCCGGCAGCCCCGCACGCTGAACGACCTGCGCGGCCTACCGGGCATGGGGGAGAAGCGGATCGAGGCCTACGGGGAGCGCATCGTTGACGCGGTGCTGACCGTGCTGGACGGCTAA
- the rimP gene encoding ribosome maturation factor RimP — protein MNNNAANNSNNLHTLADGVLRPLGFEVLDVQVQNPGRRPIVVIRMDRLDEEPVTVEDLESASRAVGTEFDRVDPISGEYRLELESPGAKRPLTRARHYERMLGLKARVRGDGHSFTAPIKAVDGEQVTFDVAGEDVTLTVGTFQGNLAEFPDRHR, from the coding sequence ATGAATAACAACGCAGCCAACAATTCAAATAACCTCCACACCCTCGCGGACGGCGTCCTGAGGCCCCTGGGCTTCGAGGTGCTGGACGTGCAGGTGCAGAACCCCGGCAGAAGGCCCATCGTCGTCATTCGTATGGACCGTCTGGACGAGGAGCCCGTGACCGTCGAGGACCTCGAAAGCGCCAGCCGGGCGGTCGGTACCGAATTCGACCGCGTGGACCCCATCTCGGGCGAGTACCGCCTGGAACTGGAATCGCCGGGAGCCAAACGGCCGCTGACGCGTGCCCGACACTACGAGCGGATGCTGGGCCTCAAGGCCAGGGTGCGGGGCGACGGCCACAGCTTCACCGCCCCGATCAAGGCCGTGGACGGCGAGCAGGTCACCTTCGATGTGGCGGGCGAGGACGTGACCCTGACGGTCGGGACGTTCCAGGGCAACCTGGCCGAGTTTCCGGACCGGCACCGCTAA